In one Corallococcus sp. EGB genomic region, the following are encoded:
- a CDS encoding RluA family pseudouridine synthase codes for MVWTDTTGELPPERLASPFRRGPPSAWGRKAAEALQDALRRDAACSDALWRPGGGKMFGVLGVAVPGGGVGFLRGFSGMLGGAWTAEGFVPPLFDLAARDAFWPAGEAELAALERQHAALCREAETLRARGDAHALREVDARRVEVEHVRAERSRALWRQVTRGYVIPNARGETQTLAALFEPRPPPGGAGDCAAPKLLAYAFRNGLQPLELAEFWWGAPPLDGRRASGAYYPACDNKCGTVLPFMLQGLAVERTPPAATALAGPHVLHEDPWVLVVDKPAGLPSLPGRHAPSRDSVLVRLQPRFPELTSASFLQELDPESSGLLVIPRDAVTRAALQRQFSQREAEHRHVAWVDGRVEGDAGLIDLPLRPVVHAPLEDCVDARHGKRTRSAWRVLRREATRTRVEFIPTSHPLHTLRIHSAHRLGLGVTISGDARFGREAARLMLHAEAVVFLHPRTGQRLAFTSPAPF; via the coding sequence ATGGTTTGGACTGATACGACCGGCGAGCTCCCGCCGGAGCGCCTGGCGAGCCCCTTCCGCCGGGGGCCGCCCAGCGCCTGGGGCCGCAAGGCGGCGGAGGCGCTCCAGGACGCGCTGCGCCGTGACGCCGCGTGCTCGGACGCGTTGTGGCGGCCAGGGGGCGGCAAGATGTTCGGCGTGCTGGGCGTCGCGGTGCCTGGGGGCGGGGTCGGATTCCTCCGGGGGTTCTCCGGGATGCTGGGCGGCGCGTGGACCGCGGAGGGCTTCGTGCCGCCGCTGTTCGACCTTGCGGCCCGTGACGCGTTCTGGCCCGCGGGCGAGGCGGAGCTGGCCGCGTTGGAACGTCAGCACGCGGCGCTGTGCCGGGAAGCGGAGACGCTGCGGGCGCGCGGTGACGCTCACGCCCTCCGGGAGGTGGACGCGCGCCGGGTGGAGGTGGAACACGTGCGCGCCGAACGCTCGCGGGCCCTGTGGCGACAGGTGACGCGGGGCTATGTCATTCCCAATGCACGCGGTGAAACCCAGACACTGGCCGCGCTGTTCGAACCCCGGCCGCCTCCCGGTGGCGCGGGGGATTGCGCGGCGCCCAAGCTGCTGGCGTATGCCTTTCGCAACGGATTGCAGCCCCTGGAACTCGCGGAGTTCTGGTGGGGCGCGCCGCCGCTCGACGGCCGCCGCGCGTCCGGCGCGTATTATCCGGCGTGTGACAACAAATGTGGCACCGTGCTGCCATTCATGTTGCAGGGATTGGCGGTGGAGCGGACGCCTCCCGCCGCGACAGCCCTCGCCGGGCCGCACGTCCTCCATGAAGACCCTTGGGTCCTCGTGGTGGACAAGCCCGCGGGACTGCCCTCGCTCCCCGGACGCCACGCGCCCTCGCGCGACTCGGTGCTCGTCCGCCTCCAGCCCCGGTTTCCGGAGCTGACCTCCGCCAGCTTCCTCCAGGAACTGGACCCCGAGTCCTCCGGGCTCCTCGTCATCCCCCGGGACGCGGTGACGCGGGCTGCGCTCCAGCGCCAGTTCTCCCAACGCGAGGCCGAGCACCGCCACGTCGCCTGGGTGGACGGCCGCGTGGAGGGCGATGCCGGCCTCATCGACCTGCCGCTTCGCCCGGTGGTCCACGCGCCCCTGGAAGACTGCGTGGACGCCCGCCATGGCAAGCGCACCCGGAGCGCGTGGCGGGTCCTCCGTCGCGAGGCCACACGGACCCGGGTGGAGTTCATTCCAACGAGCCATCCGCTCCACACGTTGCGCATCCATTCCGCGCATCGCCTGGGGCTGGGAGTGACCATCTCGGGCGACGCGCGCTTTGGACGAGAGGCCGCCCGGCTGATGCTCCATGCCGAGGCGGTGGTCTTCCTGCATCCTCGCACCGGCCAACGTCTGGCATTCACGTCACCCGCGCCGTTTTGA
- a CDS encoding DUF2716 domain-containing protein, with product MPLSGDVERHALDHPWPAADQGSVRFVVGEDFFRLEHDARLELYRNLAERMLAVFRELTPPGGWLYALDPHHPCYRLYPHVRFETGATLQEMTGLYTRQHMELVECGIHPPSFDPRWAMDVHPAGDPEHLFAPPDFHFVFAARYRVGNFDGLEAPGRGPLETETYELLGHRLIAAVDRDPPELFRLARRLGPDD from the coding sequence ATGCCGCTGTCGGGCGATGTGGAGCGTCACGCGCTGGACCATCCGTGGCCCGCGGCGGACCAGGGCAGCGTGCGCTTCGTCGTGGGCGAGGACTTCTTCCGCCTGGAGCATGACGCCCGGCTGGAGCTCTACCGGAACCTGGCGGAGCGGATGCTCGCCGTCTTCCGCGAGCTCACCCCGCCCGGCGGCTGGCTCTACGCGCTGGATCCCCACCACCCCTGCTACCGCCTCTACCCGCATGTGCGCTTCGAGACCGGCGCGACGCTGCAGGAGATGACCGGGCTCTACACGCGCCAGCACATGGAGCTGGTGGAGTGTGGCATCCACCCACCGTCGTTCGACCCGCGCTGGGCCATGGACGTCCACCCGGCGGGGGACCCCGAGCACCTCTTCGCGCCGCCGGACTTCCACTTCGTCTTCGCGGCGCGCTACCGCGTGGGCAACTTCGACGGGCTGGAAGCCCCGGGGCGGGGCCCCCTCGAGACGGAGACCTACGAGCTGTTGGGACATCGCCTCATCGCCGCCGTGGACCGCGACCCGCCGGAGCTCTTCCGGCTCGCGCGCAGGTTGGGGCCCGACGACTGA
- a CDS encoding FHA domain-containing protein, producing the protein MAELLSAHVARYLRNREEFERGLPPGLLLFTPPLGGLPPSDQEEYPVRTVTNAGPPTLGQDEPVVFPVRKSQGNAFGRGITVGRTGNNDIVLDDGSVSRFHAWFSRDSGDTGFLLTDAGSKNGSFVAGGRLLARKPMPVEDGGRLRFGQVEVTFYTAGGFMRLLAVRLQP; encoded by the coding sequence ATGGCCGAGCTGCTCAGTGCCCACGTCGCGCGCTACCTGCGCAACCGCGAGGAGTTCGAACGGGGACTCCCGCCGGGTCTCCTCCTCTTCACGCCTCCGCTGGGCGGGCTGCCTCCCTCCGACCAGGAGGAGTACCCGGTGCGCACGGTGACCAACGCGGGCCCGCCCACGTTGGGCCAGGACGAACCCGTCGTCTTCCCGGTGCGCAAATCGCAGGGCAACGCCTTCGGCCGGGGCATCACCGTGGGGCGCACCGGCAACAACGACATCGTCCTCGATGATGGCAGTGTGTCCCGCTTTCACGCGTGGTTTTCGCGGGACTCGGGGGATACCGGTTTTCTGCTCACGGACGCGGGCTCGAAGAACGGCTCGTTCGTGGCCGGGGGCCGGTTGTTGGCGCGTAAACCCATGCCGGTGGAGGACGGGGGGCGGCTGCGCTTCGGTCAGGTGGAGGTCACCTTCTACACGGCGGGCGGCTTCATGCGGCTGCTGGCGGTGCGCCTGCAGCCCTGA
- a CDS encoding Stp1/IreP family PP2C-type Ser/Thr phosphatase: MGAFAVALTTEAFGLTDVGRKRQHNEDAMMVDASLGLFMVADGMGGHAAGEVASARATEVVKQHIAANRHLLKDLAQNPTADSRSAAAALVEVAVQRACADIYRTAMTDASKRGMGTTFVCLAVGGNKGVIGHVGDSRVYLVRHGQCHRLTEDHTLVAAQLKAGTITKEQAATSQYRNVITRAVGIQESVQVDTLIVDLMPGDVFLLCSDGLHGYIEDEEILPLVAGLQPGDLPRKLVEMANERGGKDNITAVVVKVAGDSAALASEETSEAQSRMEALRKIPLFRHLTYKEQTAVLSIATTRTYPAGREIVVEGQPGEELFVVIRGRVAIEKNGVEIAELRSGGHFGEMGLIDNAPRSATVRATEPTRTMVIARSDLMGLMKREAILAVKMLWSFVQVLSDRLRATNSELSEARQELAVAQAIQPFAED, encoded by the coding sequence ATGGGAGCGTTCGCGGTGGCCTTGACCACAGAAGCCTTCGGGCTGACCGATGTCGGCCGGAAACGGCAACACAACGAAGACGCGATGATGGTGGACGCGTCGCTCGGCCTGTTCATGGTCGCCGATGGCATGGGCGGACACGCGGCGGGTGAGGTCGCCAGCGCGCGGGCCACGGAGGTCGTCAAGCAGCACATCGCGGCCAACCGGCACCTGCTCAAGGACCTGGCGCAGAACCCCACCGCGGACAGCCGCTCCGCCGCGGCCGCGCTGGTGGAGGTGGCGGTGCAGCGCGCGTGCGCGGACATCTACCGCACGGCGATGACGGACGCCTCCAAGCGCGGCATGGGCACCACGTTCGTGTGCCTGGCCGTGGGCGGCAACAAGGGCGTCATCGGCCACGTGGGCGACAGCCGCGTGTACCTGGTGCGGCACGGGCAGTGCCACCGGCTCACCGAGGACCACACGCTCGTCGCCGCCCAGCTCAAGGCCGGCACCATCACCAAGGAGCAGGCCGCCACCTCGCAGTACCGCAACGTGATTACGCGCGCGGTGGGCATCCAGGAGTCCGTCCAGGTCGACACGCTCATCGTGGACCTGATGCCCGGCGACGTGTTCCTCCTCTGTTCGGACGGCCTGCACGGCTACATCGAGGACGAGGAGATCCTGCCCCTGGTCGCGGGGCTCCAGCCCGGGGACCTGCCGCGCAAGCTCGTGGAGATGGCCAACGAGCGCGGCGGCAAGGACAACATCACCGCCGTGGTGGTGAAGGTGGCCGGCGACAGCGCGGCGCTCGCCAGCGAGGAGACGAGCGAGGCGCAGTCGCGCATGGAGGCGCTGCGGAAGATCCCGCTCTTTCGCCACCTCACCTACAAGGAGCAGACGGCGGTGCTGTCCATCGCCACCACGCGCACCTACCCGGCGGGTCGGGAGATTGTCGTGGAGGGCCAGCCGGGCGAGGAGCTCTTCGTCGTCATCCGGGGCCGGGTGGCCATCGAGAAGAACGGCGTGGAGATCGCGGAGCTGCGCTCGGGTGGGCACTTCGGCGAGATGGGGCTCATCGACAACGCGCCCCGCTCCGCCACGGTGCGTGCCACGGAGCCCACGCGGACCATGGTCATCGCCCGCTCGGACCTGATGGGGCTGATGAAGCGCGAGGCCATCCTGGCGGTGAAGATGCTCTGGAGCTTCGTGCAGGTGCTGAGCGACCGGCTGCGCGCCACGAACTCGGAGCTGAGCGAGGCCCGGCAGGAGCTGGCGGTGGCGCAGGCCATCCAACCGTTCGCGGAGGACTGA
- a CDS encoding carboxypeptidase regulatory-like domain-containing protein gives MRKWVFIAAAALLALAAIVLGPRWGAPAAHPVSPVSANPIRQGMPAFNAVAVSSGAQEGLTLTGRVLDGKGRPVPDAEVSLAASAERTLADVRCDECGLALLACTAHETALHTRAFFEQQQGFLTARATVRTDAEGKFRFEHLAGVSFSVWARSAGLGVALKDRAAPGEAVDLYLPPLRSITGTVVDDSGHAKPGARVRAVSRKVPLPFEVVAGAGGAFTLSGLGEGPFYVLADAEGFQPAVAQQVEADSQPLRLKLTPSRTLEVRVTRDGAPAAATVRLRGDHLTREEHTEAQGGPVRFKGLYPDEVVVTAEAPGFGSAPKTLTLSQRVTQVTLELEAAGRLLVTVVDEEGQPVPNPQLLLRTVAGDLIRRDAVPTGALAELGPLAPGEYVLEGQAEGFTAAQLPARVVQGETPLELELSKATVISGNVVDEYGRPASGVSVLVQPTGGVVNADENGHFSAQVPMPGLYTLHAHHSEWGGGSVQATAPATDVTLSLEAKAGADVTVTSGGRRVEGADVVMWADPENIFRSDRPSGPDGVVPMRGLPPGTYQLVASHPEYLQSSPRPVTVQDGAKQQVTVELEAGAQLTGDVVDENGQPVVGAAMSVMPRAAEPTQSDSSGHFEFRALRPDRTYIVEARHASYEPLERPQGKPGGPPVQVKMRQRTTFRGRVVDDSGQPVRRFRLDEHDVNSQDGRFELPLSTSGDRLIVAVDAPGYEPQVVDRPATPQDMGDIVLVKAPSVSGRVRDASGGAVPDAVVTCDVCDGSVLSGPDGSFTLASPPFVPRFTVSARKGKVSGTQEVPRGSTAPVELTLKPATRLSGRVYLADGQPAAGAQVEGLNADRSESVSLITGADGRYSAELSPGSYRFVVGARGGMGAPAVVVQVAGTDMTLDLGPVPGTGSVTVLLQPERGKALWVVPGDVGVVGNPPTELLRTRYAQLVYQPMSERVVVQGLKPGRYTLVWGYFHAEMPGAGPVVRSVEVPTQGEVSLR, from the coding sequence ATGCGCAAATGGGTCTTCATCGCGGCGGCCGCCTTGCTGGCGCTCGCCGCCATCGTGCTGGGGCCCCGGTGGGGCGCTCCGGCCGCGCACCCCGTCTCCCCCGTCTCCGCGAACCCCATCCGTCAGGGGATGCCCGCGTTCAACGCGGTGGCGGTGTCGTCCGGGGCGCAGGAGGGGCTGACGCTCACCGGGCGCGTGCTGGACGGCAAAGGCCGGCCGGTGCCGGACGCGGAGGTGTCGCTCGCGGCGTCGGCGGAGCGGACGCTGGCGGACGTGCGGTGTGACGAGTGCGGGCTGGCGCTGCTGGCGTGCACCGCGCACGAGACGGCGCTGCACACGCGGGCCTTCTTCGAGCAGCAGCAGGGCTTCCTCACGGCGCGCGCCACGGTGCGTACGGACGCGGAGGGGAAGTTCCGCTTCGAACACCTGGCGGGCGTGTCCTTCTCGGTCTGGGCGCGCTCGGCGGGGCTGGGCGTGGCGCTCAAGGACCGGGCCGCGCCGGGGGAGGCCGTGGACCTGTACCTGCCGCCCTTGCGGAGCATCACCGGCACGGTGGTGGATGACTCCGGCCACGCGAAGCCCGGGGCGCGCGTGCGCGCGGTGTCGCGCAAGGTGCCGCTGCCCTTCGAGGTGGTGGCGGGCGCGGGCGGGGCCTTCACGTTGTCCGGCCTGGGCGAGGGCCCCTTCTACGTGCTGGCGGACGCGGAGGGCTTCCAGCCCGCGGTGGCGCAGCAGGTGGAGGCGGACTCGCAGCCCCTGCGCCTGAAGCTGACGCCGTCGCGCACGCTGGAGGTGCGCGTGACGCGCGACGGGGCGCCCGCGGCGGCGACGGTGCGGCTCCGGGGCGACCACCTGACGCGCGAGGAGCACACGGAGGCGCAGGGCGGGCCGGTGCGCTTCAAGGGCCTGTATCCGGACGAGGTGGTGGTGACGGCGGAGGCGCCGGGCTTCGGCTCCGCGCCCAAGACGCTCACGCTGTCGCAGCGGGTGACGCAGGTGACGCTGGAGCTGGAGGCCGCGGGCCGGCTGCTCGTCACGGTGGTGGATGAAGAGGGCCAGCCGGTGCCCAACCCGCAGCTCTTGTTGCGCACGGTGGCGGGCGACCTCATCCGCCGCGACGCGGTGCCCACCGGGGCGCTGGCGGAGCTGGGGCCGCTGGCTCCGGGCGAGTACGTGCTGGAGGGGCAGGCGGAGGGCTTCACCGCGGCGCAGTTGCCGGCGCGCGTGGTGCAGGGCGAGACGCCGCTGGAGCTGGAGCTGTCCAAGGCCACGGTCATCAGCGGGAACGTCGTCGACGAGTATGGCCGGCCCGCGTCGGGCGTGTCCGTGCTGGTGCAGCCCACCGGCGGCGTGGTGAACGCGGATGAGAACGGCCACTTCTCCGCGCAGGTGCCCATGCCGGGGCTCTACACGCTGCACGCGCACCACTCCGAGTGGGGCGGCGGCAGCGTGCAGGCGACGGCGCCCGCGACGGACGTGACGCTGTCGCTGGAGGCGAAGGCGGGCGCGGACGTGACGGTGACCAGCGGCGGCCGCCGGGTGGAGGGCGCGGACGTGGTGATGTGGGCGGATCCGGAGAACATCTTCCGCAGCGACCGCCCCTCCGGGCCGGACGGCGTGGTGCCCATGCGCGGGCTGCCGCCGGGGACGTACCAGCTGGTGGCGTCGCATCCGGAGTACCTGCAGTCCTCGCCCCGGCCGGTGACGGTGCAGGACGGGGCGAAGCAGCAGGTGACGGTGGAGCTGGAGGCCGGCGCGCAGCTCACGGGCGACGTGGTGGACGAGAACGGCCAGCCGGTGGTGGGCGCGGCGATGAGCGTGATGCCGCGCGCTGCAGAGCCCACGCAGTCGGATTCGAGCGGCCACTTCGAGTTCCGCGCGCTGCGGCCGGACCGCACGTACATCGTGGAGGCGCGCCACGCGAGCTACGAGCCCCTGGAGCGGCCGCAGGGCAAGCCGGGCGGGCCGCCTGTGCAGGTGAAGATGCGGCAGCGCACGACGTTCCGGGGCCGCGTGGTGGACGACTCGGGCCAGCCGGTGCGGCGCTTCCGCTTGGATGAGCACGATGTGAACAGCCAGGACGGGCGCTTCGAGCTGCCGCTGTCCACGTCGGGCGACCGGCTCATCGTCGCGGTGGATGCACCGGGGTACGAGCCGCAGGTGGTGGACCGTCCGGCGACGCCGCAGGACATGGGCGACATCGTGCTGGTGAAGGCGCCGTCGGTGTCCGGGCGGGTGCGCGATGCGTCCGGCGGCGCGGTGCCGGACGCGGTGGTGACGTGCGACGTGTGCGACGGCTCGGTGCTGTCCGGGCCGGATGGCAGCTTCACGCTGGCGAGCCCGCCGTTCGTGCCGCGCTTCACGGTGTCCGCGCGCAAGGGCAAGGTGAGCGGTACGCAGGAGGTGCCGCGAGGCAGCACGGCGCCGGTGGAGCTGACCCTCAAGCCCGCGACGCGCCTGTCGGGCCGCGTGTACCTGGCGGACGGGCAGCCGGCGGCGGGCGCGCAGGTAGAGGGGCTCAACGCGGACCGCAGTGAGAGTGTGTCCCTCATCACCGGCGCGGATGGCCGCTACAGCGCGGAGCTGTCGCCGGGCAGCTACCGCTTCGTGGTGGGCGCGCGCGGAGGCATGGGCGCGCCGGCGGTGGTGGTGCAGGTGGCGGGCACGGACATGACGTTGGACCTGGGGCCGGTGCCTGGGACGGGGTCGGTGACGGTGTTGCTCCAGCCGGAGCGGGGCAAGGCGCTGTGGGTGGTGCCGGGCGACGTGGGCGTGGTGGGCAATCCGCCCACGGAGCTCTTGCGCACGCGCTATGCACAGCTGGTGTATCAGCCCATGTCGGAGCGGGTGGTGGTGCAGGGGCTCAAGCCAGGGCGCTACACGCTGGTGTGGGGCTACTTCCACGCGGAGATGCCGGGGGCGGGCCCGGTGGTGCGCTCGGTGGAGGTGCCCACCCAGGGCGAGGTGTCCCTGCGGTAG
- the coaBC gene encoding bifunctional phosphopantothenoylcysteine decarboxylase/phosphopantothenate--cysteine ligase CoaBC, with translation MDASALKGRRIIVGVGGGIAAYKACELVRELGRAGAEVRVAMTEAARQFVTPLTFQALVGHPPLTDYFDPAQEGNFGHLDLARWGELYVVAPATADLIAKIRAGFGGDAVTTSLLAFKGPVVLAPAMNVAMWENARTQENVESLLKEARFSTVGPGAGMLACGDVGAGRLADVGAIVSAVAARLGGGPLTGKTVLVTAGPTREYLDPVRFISNPSTGKMGLALAHEARALGAKVTVVLGPVGAVDRTGLEVVDVVSAEDMAREVLARVESADAFIATAAVSDWRPETRAPQKVKKGEGPENLKLVRTPDVLLEASRKVAGKAKRPVLVGFAAETERVVEHAREKLERKGLDAIVANDVSTEGAGFGTDTNRVTVISREGPDRVMQGSKRGVAAEILSLLLVSPRG, from the coding sequence ATGGACGCATCGGCATTGAAGGGTCGCCGGATCATCGTCGGCGTGGGTGGCGGCATCGCGGCGTACAAGGCCTGCGAGCTGGTGCGCGAATTGGGCCGCGCGGGCGCGGAGGTGCGGGTGGCCATGACAGAGGCCGCGCGCCAGTTCGTCACCCCGCTGACCTTCCAGGCGCTCGTGGGGCACCCGCCGCTCACGGACTACTTCGACCCGGCGCAGGAGGGGAACTTCGGTCACCTGGACCTGGCCCGCTGGGGCGAGCTCTACGTCGTGGCCCCCGCGACTGCGGACCTCATCGCCAAGATTCGAGCGGGCTTCGGCGGTGACGCGGTGACGACGTCGCTGCTCGCGTTCAAGGGGCCGGTGGTGCTGGCGCCCGCGATGAACGTGGCGATGTGGGAGAACGCCCGGACGCAGGAGAACGTGGAGTCGCTGCTGAAGGAGGCGCGCTTCAGCACGGTGGGGCCGGGCGCGGGGATGCTGGCGTGCGGCGATGTCGGGGCAGGGCGGCTGGCGGACGTGGGCGCCATCGTGTCCGCGGTGGCGGCGAGGTTGGGAGGCGGTCCGCTCACGGGCAAGACGGTGCTGGTGACGGCGGGTCCCACGCGCGAGTACCTGGATCCGGTGCGGTTCATCTCCAATCCGTCCACGGGGAAGATGGGCCTGGCGCTGGCGCACGAGGCGCGCGCGTTGGGCGCGAAGGTGACGGTGGTGTTGGGGCCCGTGGGCGCGGTGGACCGCACGGGCCTGGAGGTGGTGGACGTGGTGAGCGCGGAGGACATGGCGCGCGAGGTGCTGGCGCGCGTGGAGTCCGCGGATGCGTTCATCGCCACGGCGGCGGTGAGCGACTGGCGGCCGGAGACCCGCGCGCCGCAGAAGGTGAAGAAGGGCGAGGGGCCGGAGAACCTGAAGCTGGTGCGCACGCCGGACGTGTTGCTGGAGGCGTCGCGCAAGGTGGCGGGGAAGGCGAAGCGCCCGGTGCTGGTGGGCTTCGCGGCGGAGACGGAGCGGGTGGTGGAGCACGCGCGCGAGAAGCTGGAGCGCAAGGGACTGGACGCCATTGTCGCGAATGACGTCAGCACGGAGGGCGCGGGGTTCGGGACCGATACGAACCGGGTGACGGTGATTTCGCGCGAGGGGCCTGACCGCGTGATGCAAGGGAGCAAGCGCGGGGTGGCGGCGGAGATCCTGTCGCTGCTGCTGGTGTCACCGCGAGGCTGA
- a CDS encoding LysR family transcriptional regulator, which produces MARLEINRSGEMEVFVRVVEQEGFSAAARTLRMPPSAVSKLVARLGARFIHRNTRGFQLTSEGCVFYERSVQVLAELEAAERGVTSHDAPSGRVRVNSNVPYGTHVLLPQVVAFQARYPGIRLDIGLTDHMVDLLEDRADVAIRAGALKSSNLIARRLGETRKIIVGAPAYLKRMGTPKLVAVLEDRNPGDTVVFHSVFLEPAKHLPARIRAFLDYFGDVGMG; this is translated from the coding sequence ATGGCACGTCTGGAAATCAATCGCTCCGGGGAGATGGAGGTCTTCGTCCGGGTCGTGGAGCAGGAGGGGTTCTCCGCGGCGGCGCGCACGCTGCGGATGCCCCCGTCGGCGGTCAGCAAGCTCGTGGCCCGGCTGGGGGCCCGGTTCATCCACCGCAACACCCGGGGCTTCCAGCTCACCTCCGAGGGCTGTGTCTTCTACGAGCGCAGCGTCCAGGTGCTCGCGGAACTGGAGGCCGCCGAGCGCGGTGTCACGTCGCATGACGCGCCTTCTGGCCGCGTTCGGGTGAACAGCAACGTGCCCTACGGCACGCACGTCCTCCTGCCTCAGGTGGTCGCGTTCCAGGCCCGCTACCCGGGGATCCGCCTGGACATCGGGCTCACGGACCACATGGTGGACCTGCTGGAGGATCGCGCGGACGTGGCCATCCGGGCAGGCGCGCTCAAGTCGTCCAACCTGATCGCGCGGAGGCTGGGCGAGACTCGCAAGATCATCGTCGGCGCGCCGGCCTACCTGAAGCGCATGGGGACGCCGAAGTTGGTCGCGGTGCTCGAGGACCGCAACCCGGGAGACACCGTCGTCTTCCACTCGGTGTTCCTTGAGCCCGCGAAGCACCTCCCGGCACGTATCCGCGCGTTTCTCGACTACTTCGGCGACGTGGGCATGGGCTGA
- a CDS encoding helix-turn-helix domain-containing protein yields MTSLQQSRPVGELLRGWRQRRGLSQMDLALRAEVSTRHVSFLETGRSQPSREMLLHLAEELDVPLRDRNSLLVAAGFAPVFAERPLDDPALSATREAVELVLAGHEPYPALAVDRHWTLVTANRAVAALLSDVAPEMLQPPVNVLRLSLHPSGLAPRIENLRQWRDHVLTRLHRQVDVTADATLAALLEELKGYPVPEAAPDAKARDFAGVVVPLRLRTSLGRLSLFSTTTVFGTPVDITLAELAIESFFPADPDTAEALRRAATERARQDT; encoded by the coding sequence ATGACGAGCCTTCAGCAGAGCCGCCCCGTAGGAGAGCTGCTGCGCGGCTGGCGCCAGCGGCGCGGGCTGAGCCAGATGGATCTCGCGCTGCGCGCCGAGGTCTCCACCCGGCACGTGAGCTTCCTGGAGACCGGCCGCTCCCAGCCCAGCCGCGAGATGCTGCTCCACCTGGCGGAGGAACTCGACGTGCCCCTGCGCGACAGAAACAGTCTCCTCGTGGCCGCGGGCTTCGCGCCCGTCTTCGCCGAACGTCCCCTGGACGACCCCGCCCTCAGCGCCACGCGCGAGGCCGTGGAGCTGGTGCTCGCGGGACATGAGCCGTACCCCGCGCTCGCGGTGGATCGGCACTGGACGCTCGTCACCGCGAACCGCGCCGTGGCCGCGCTGCTATCGGACGTCGCTCCGGAGATGCTCCAGCCTCCCGTCAACGTCCTGCGCCTGAGCCTGCACCCGTCCGGGCTCGCGCCGCGCATCGAGAACCTGCGCCAGTGGCGCGACCATGTCCTCACGCGGCTCCACCGGCAGGTCGACGTCACCGCGGACGCGACGCTCGCGGCGCTCCTGGAGGAGCTGAAGGGCTACCCCGTCCCGGAGGCCGCCCCGGACGCGAAGGCTCGCGACTTCGCGGGCGTCGTGGTGCCCCTGCGCCTGCGCACGTCGCTGGGACGGCTGTCTCTCTTCAGCACCACCACCGTGTTCGGCACGCCCGTGGACATCACGCTCGCGGAGCTGGCCATCGAGTCGTTCTTCCCCGCGGACCCTGACACGGCGGAGGCGCTGCGGCGGGCCGCGACCGAGCGGGCCCGCCAGGACACCTGA
- a CDS encoding NADPH-dependent FMN reductase — MIKVAIVIGSTRPGRKADKVAAWVHDIAKKRSDATYDVVDIQDFHLPLLDEPSPPSLGKYTQEHTRKWSAAVEGYDAYVFITPEYNHGTSGALKNALDYVYREWNNKVAGFVGYGSAGGVRAVEQLRLIAAELQMATVRAQVQLFLSTDFEHYTVFKPDPAKEKQVNTLLDQVVSWGTALRTVRVKP; from the coding sequence ATGATCAAGGTGGCCATCGTCATTGGAAGCACGCGGCCCGGACGCAAGGCGGACAAGGTCGCCGCCTGGGTCCACGACATCGCGAAGAAGCGCAGCGACGCCACGTACGACGTCGTCGACATCCAGGACTTCCACCTGCCCCTGCTGGACGAACCGAGTCCGCCGTCCCTGGGGAAGTACACCCAGGAGCACACGCGGAAGTGGAGCGCGGCGGTGGAGGGCTACGACGCGTACGTGTTCATCACGCCCGAGTACAACCACGGCACGTCCGGCGCGCTGAAGAACGCGCTCGATTACGTCTACCGCGAGTGGAACAACAAGGTCGCCGGCTTCGTGGGCTATGGCAGCGCGGGCGGCGTGCGCGCGGTGGAGCAGCTGCGCCTCATCGCCGCGGAGTTGCAGATGGCCACGGTGCGCGCGCAGGTGCAGTTGTTCCTCTCCACCGACTTCGAGCACTACACCGTCTTCAAGCCGGATCCGGCCAAGGAGAAGCAGGTGAACACGCTGTTGGATCAGGTCGTGTCCTGGGGCACGGCGCTGCGCACGGTGCGCGTGAAGCCGTAG